One genomic region from Methanobrevibacter oralis encodes:
- a CDS encoding tetratricopeptide repeat protein produces the protein MDEYTKKLLLKAKTYFKQKNYKKALIHYDKILKLDSQSIEALSMKGQIFFENKDYENAIKYFNKALKINPKQSKTLLFKSKSLFHLEKYLDSFTYYNKAIEIDKSLEDKKFFNNVNEIVQNQKLNEKYIIFKDKYYIVKKDTEEFGSFILLENAITLRNLLMENKWDIEKIPDDYLTDHSLASHDRIFYIRKYKDKYVLSKVINNELEYFGTYDTKEEAAAQRTYLINHNWQMIQENNEKIDEHVYQVGDEYLVINQNEIYARFQDISEAIRFRNYCIKMNWKI, from the coding sequence ATGGATGAATATACAAAAAAGCTATTATTAAAAGCAAAAACATATTTTAAGCAAAAAAACTATAAAAAAGCTTTAATTCATTACGATAAAATATTAAAGCTGGACTCACAATCTATTGAAGCTTTAAGTATGAAAGGTCAGATATTTTTTGAAAATAAAGACTATGAAAATGCAATAAAATATTTTAATAAAGCTTTAAAAATAAATCCAAAACAATCAAAAACACTACTTTTCAAATCAAAATCCTTATTTCATCTGGAAAAATACTTAGATTCATTCACTTATTACAATAAAGCTATTGAAATAGACAAATCATTAGAAGATAAGAAATTTTTTAATAATGTAAACGAAATAGTCCAAAACCAAAAATTAAATGAAAAATACATCATATTTAAAGATAAATATTACATAGTTAAAAAAGACACAGAGGAATTTGGATCATTTATATTACTTGAAAATGCAATCACACTTAGAAATTTATTAATGGAAAACAAATGGGATATTGAAAAAATACCTGATGATTATTTGACAGACCACAGCCTGGCCAGTCATGATAGAATCTTTTATATTAGAAAATACAAGGATAAATACGTCTTATCGAAGGTAATAAACAATGAACTCGAATATTTTGGAACCTACGATACAAAAGAGGAAGCTGCTGCCCAAAGAACATACCTAATCAATCACAACTGGCAAATGATTCAGGAAAATAATGAAAAAATAGATGAGCACGTTTACCAAGTAGGCGATGAATACTTAGTTATAAACCAAAATGAAATTTATGCAAGATTTCAAGATATTTCAGAAGCTATTAGATTTAGAAATTACTGTATTAAAATGAATTGGAAGATATGA
- the mcrA gene encoding coenzyme-B sulfoethylthiotransferase subunit alpha codes for MSSDNKKFLSALTEKFKGEDQKSDHTSFYCFDGWKQSPRKREFNDVAEKLAKERNMPFYNPDIGVPLGQRQLMAYKISGTDSYVEGDDLHFCNNAAIQQLVDDIKRTIIVGMDTAHSVLQERLGVEVTPETINEYMENINHALPGGAVVQEHMVEVHPGLAQDCYAKIFTGNDDLADELDKRVLIDINKEFPEDQAEMLKSYIGNKTYQVSRVPTLVVRSCDGGTVSRWSAMQIGMSFINAYKLCAGEAAIADFSYAAKHADVIGMASFLPARRARGPNEPGGISFGALSDMVQTSRITDDPAETTLEVIAAAAAVYDQVWLGSYMSGGVGFTQYASATYTDDILDDFVYYGMDYVEKNYGLCGAEKSMDVVRDISTEVTLYGLEQYELPTLLETHFGGSQRASVVSAAAGCSTAFATGNSNAGVNGWYLSMILHKEAHSRLGFYGYDLQDQCGAANSLSIRSDEGLIHELRGPNYPNYAMNVGHQPEYAGIAQAPHAARGDAFSANPLIKIAFADDNLTFDFKHPRREIAKGALREFMPSGERDIIIPSV; via the coding sequence ATGAGTAGCGATAATAAAAAATTCTTAAGTGCACTAACAGAAAAATTCAAAGGCGAAGACCAAAAAAGCGATCATACAAGTTTTTACTGCTTTGATGGGTGGAAACAATCTCCAAGAAAAAGAGAATTTAATGATGTAGCCGAAAAACTAGCAAAAGAGCGGAACATGCCGTTTTATAATCCAGATATTGGAGTGCCATTAGGCCAGAGGCAATTAATGGCATATAAAATCTCTGGAACAGACTCATATGTAGAGGGAGATGACCTGCACTTTTGTAACAATGCGGCTATCCAACAATTAGTTGATGACATAAAAAGAACAATTATTGTAGGAATGGATACAGCACACTCGGTGCTTCAAGAAAGATTGGGTGTGGAAGTAACTCCCGAGACAATCAATGAATACATGGAAAACATTAACCATGCACTTCCAGGTGGGGCAGTAGTTCAGGAACACATGGTGGAAGTACATCCTGGTCTAGCACAAGACTGCTATGCAAAAATCTTCACTGGAAACGATGACTTAGCAGACGAACTAGACAAAAGAGTCTTAATAGATATTAACAAAGAATTTCCCGAAGATCAAGCAGAAATGCTTAAAAGCTACATTGGAAACAAAACATACCAAGTAAGTAGAGTACCAACACTCGTTGTCAGATCATGTGATGGAGGAACAGTATCAAGATGGTCTGCAATGCAAATAGGAATGAGTTTTATTAATGCATATAAACTATGTGCAGGCGAAGCAGCTATTGCGGACTTTTCATACGCAGCAAAACATGCAGACGTAATTGGAATGGCATCATTCCTACCTGCAAGACGTGCAAGAGGACCTAATGAGCCTGGAGGAATTTCCTTTGGGGCACTATCAGACATGGTTCAGACCTCAAGAATAACAGATGATCCAGCAGAAACAACCCTGGAAGTAATTGCAGCTGCAGCTGCAGTTTACGACCAAGTATGGTTAGGATCCTACATGTCAGGAGGAGTGGGATTTACCCAATATGCAAGTGCAACATACACGGACGACATTTTAGACGACTTTGTCTATTATGGGATGGACTATGTTGAGAAAAACTATGGTCTATGTGGAGCTGAAAAATCAATGGATGTAGTTCGTGACATATCAACAGAAGTAACTCTATACGGCCTTGAACAATATGAACTACCAACACTTTTAGAAACACACTTTGGAGGATCTCAAAGGGCATCAGTAGTATCTGCTGCAGCAGGATGTTCAACAGCATTTGCAACAGGAAACTCAAATGCAGGAGTAAACGGTTGGTACTTAAGCATGATTTTACACAAAGAAGCACATTCAAGACTGGGATTTTATGGATATGACTTGCAAGACCAATGTGGAGCAGCTAATTCACTATCAATTAGGAGTGATGAAGGTTTAATACATGAACTAAGAGGACCGAACTATCCTAACTATGCAATGAATGTGGGACACCAACCAGAATATGCAGGAATAGCTCAAGCACCGCATGCGGCAAGAGGAGATGCGTTCAGTGCAAACCCGCTAATTAAAATAGCATTTGCAGATGACAACCTAACCTTTGACTTTAAACACCCGAGACGCGAAATAGCAAAAGGAGCTCTAAGAGAATTCATGCCATCTGGAGAAAGAGACATCATCATACCATCAGTTTAA
- the mcrG gene encoding coenzyme-B sulfoethylthiotransferase subunit gamma, with amino-acid sequence MTYKAQFYPGNSIIAENRRKHMNPEHKFKKVRDVSDEGIVKILGHRNPGESYKTVHPPLAEMADDGDIIKHIVEASPGAKEGIRIRYIQFADSMYNAPAQPYDRARTYMWRYRGVDTGTLSGRQVIEIREQDLEKISKELIETDIFDPARSGMRGATVHGHSLRLDENGLMFDGLQRYMYDEKTGHVNYVKDQVGRPLDEKIDVGAPLDEDYLRKITTIYREDNVGLRQDKEALEVIETIHTSRTEGGYGLGVFSKDLKKKLGEKNE; translated from the coding sequence ATGACATATAAAGCACAATTTTATCCAGGTAATTCAATTATTGCTGAAAATAGAAGAAAACACATGAATCCAGAGCATAAGTTTAAAAAAGTTAGAGATGTATCGGATGAGGGCATAGTAAAAATACTCGGTCATAGAAACCCCGGTGAAAGCTATAAAACAGTACATCCACCATTAGCAGAAATGGCAGATGATGGGGATATAATAAAACACATTGTAGAAGCATCACCCGGCGCAAAAGAAGGAATACGTATTAGATACATCCAATTTGCTGATTCAATGTATAATGCTCCGGCCCAGCCGTATGATCGGGCAAGAACCTACATGTGGAGATACCGTGGAGTAGATACCGGAACATTATCTGGAAGACAAGTAATAGAAATAAGAGAACAAGATTTGGAAAAAATTTCAAAAGAATTAATAGAAACGGACATTTTTGACCCAGCAAGATCAGGAATGAGGGGAGCAACAGTACACGGACACTCCTTAAGACTTGATGAAAACGGATTGATGTTTGATGGGCTTCAAAGATACATGTATGATGAGAAAACAGGGCATGTTAACTATGTAAAAGACCAAGTAGGAAGGCCGCTTGATGAAAAAATCGATGTTGGAGCTCCACTTGATGAAGATTACTTAAGAAAAATCACAACAATATACAGAGAAGATAATGTTGGATTAAGACAAGACAAGGAAGCACTTGAAGTAATTGAAACTATCCACACATCTAGAACAGAAGGTGGATATGGATTAGGAGTATTTTCCAAAGATCTAAAAAAGAAGCTAGGTGAGAAAAATGAGTAG
- the mcrD gene encoding methyl-coenzyme M reductase operon protein D, giving the protein MDESKEINVIDIKIVPDRYLKPDTCEKILNEIYELEGLIRVLVHGPSLPKKVFYGPGKGHEVNHSDRKSINIRGESLDLRIMVGNIILTVDISHFNDLMDQLSTILDKNTPCDYSLLVGVFTRTKSTISDYLKYGNGFENYIDERYIGLVDCRAISSQSVKVIK; this is encoded by the coding sequence ATGGACGAATCAAAAGAAATTAATGTAATTGATATTAAAATTGTCCCTGACAGATATTTAAAACCGGACACTTGTGAAAAAATTCTTAATGAAATTTATGAATTAGAAGGACTTATTAGAGTTTTAGTTCATGGTCCGTCGCTTCCTAAAAAAGTGTTTTATGGTCCTGGAAAGGGACATGAAGTTAATCATAGTGATCGCAAATCAATTAACATTCGTGGGGAGAGTTTAGATTTACGAATCATGGTAGGAAATATCATATTGACAGTAGATATTTCTCATTTTAACGATTTAATGGATCAGTTAAGTACAATTTTAGATAAAAACACACCATGTGATTACTCATTGCTTGTTGGGGTATTTACAAGGACTAAATCAACAATCTCAGATTATTTAAAATATGGAAATGGATTTGAAAATTATATTGACGAACGTTACATTGGTTTAGTTGATTGTCGAGCAATAAGTTCTCAGAGCGTAAAAGTTATAAAATAA
- the mcrB gene encoding coenzyme-B sulfoethylthiotransferase subunit beta — protein sequence MKIYDDTLDLYGPDGKLIEESAPLESISPLKNSAIRRMIFDIKRSSAVNLAGIEKGLRTGAMGGKSVYIPGRELDLPIVENAELIAEKIKRIIQVEEDDETNVELINGGQQLLVQLPHERLEVAADYTVSNLLAGSSVIQSIIDSFDINIFDASTIKTAVMGAYPQTVDLGGANISALLGPPVLLEGLGYGLRNVMANHVVAITNKNTLNAAALSSIMEQTAMFETGDASGAFERMHLLTLAYQGLNANNLVMDIVRENAKGTVGTVIQSLVGRAIEDNVIKVAKRMPSGYDIYEPVDWALWNAYAAAGLLAAVIVNVGAARAAQAVASTVLYYNDMLEYETGLPGVDYGRTEGVGVGFSFFSHSIYGGGGPGTFHGNHVVTRHSKGCAIPCASVAMCLDAGTQMFSVERTSSLIGVVYGTIDYLKNPIVNVAKVAGELKNTL from the coding sequence ATGAAAATATACGACGACACTCTTGATTTATATGGTCCAGATGGAAAACTCATTGAAGAATCTGCACCACTTGAATCAATTAGTCCGCTTAAGAATTCTGCAATTCGTAGAATGATTTTTGATATTAAAAGATCAAGTGCGGTTAATTTGGCAGGTATTGAAAAAGGTTTAAGAACCGGAGCAATGGGTGGAAAATCTGTTTACATTCCAGGCAGGGAATTGGATTTGCCCATTGTTGAAAATGCCGAGTTAATTGCCGAGAAAATTAAAAGAATTATCCAAGTTGAAGAAGATGATGAAACAAATGTTGAGCTTATAAATGGAGGCCAACAATTACTTGTTCAGCTTCCTCATGAGAGATTAGAAGTTGCTGCTGATTATACAGTTTCAAATTTACTAGCAGGGTCATCTGTTATTCAATCTATTATTGATAGTTTTGATATTAATATTTTTGACGCATCTACAATAAAAACAGCAGTAATGGGGGCATATCCTCAAACTGTTGATTTAGGTGGAGCAAATATTAGCGCTCTTTTAGGACCTCCTGTACTTTTAGAGGGATTAGGTTATGGTTTGAGAAATGTTATGGCAAATCATGTTGTAGCTATTACAAATAAAAACACTTTAAATGCTGCAGCATTGTCTTCTATAATGGAACAAACTGCAATGTTTGAAACTGGTGATGCATCTGGTGCTTTTGAGAGGATGCATTTGTTAACTTTGGCTTATCAGGGACTAAACGCTAATAATTTAGTTATGGATATTGTCAGGGAAAATGCAAAAGGTACTGTAGGTACTGTAATTCAATCATTAGTTGGAAGGGCAATTGAGGATAATGTAATTAAAGTTGCTAAAAGAATGCCTTCTGGTTATGATATTTATGAGCCTGTTGATTGGGCTTTATGGAATGCCTATGCTGCTGCGGGTTTGCTTGCTGCTGTAATTGTAAATGTGGGTGCAGCAAGAGCGGCTCAAGCAGTAGCATCTACTGTATTATACTATAATGACATGTTGGAATATGAAACTGGTCTTCCTGGTGTAGATTATGGTAGAACTGAAGGTGTAGGAGTGGGATTTAGTTTCTTTTCACATTCTATTTATGGTGGTGGAGGGCCTGGAACTTTCCATGGAAACCATGTAGTAACAAGACATTCTAAAGGGTGTGCAATTCCATGTGCATCAGTTGCAATGTGCTTGGATGCAGGTACTCAAATGTTTTCTGTTGAGAGAACATCTTCACTTATTGGAGTGGTATATGGGACAATTGATTATCTTAAAAATCCTATTGTCAATGTAGCTAAAGTCGCAGGAGAACTTAAAAATACACTTTAA